In the genome of Limanda limanda chromosome 15, fLimLim1.1, whole genome shotgun sequence, one region contains:
- the LOC133020287 gene encoding spectrin beta chain, non-erythrocytic 1-like isoform X2: MTSVAGEFDHMEIQQQYSESVNNRWDAEDWDNENSSARLFERSRIKALADEREAVQKKTFVKWVNSHLSRVSCRITDLYMDLRDGRMLIKLLEVLSGERLPKPTKGRMRIHCLENVDKALQFLKEQRVHLENMGSHDIVDGNHRLTLGLIWTIILRFQIQDISVETEDNKEKKSAKDALLLWCQMKTAGYPNVNIHNFSTSWRDGMAFNALLHKHRPDLIDFDKLKKSNAHHNLQNAFNLAEQHLGLTKLLDAEDISVDHPDEKSIITYVVTYYHYFSKMKALKVEGKRIGKVLDNAIETEKMVEKYESLASDLLEWIEQTIIILNNRKFANSLVGVQQQLQAFNTYRTVEKPSKFTEKGNLEVLLFTIQSKMRANNQKVYTPREGKLISDINKAWERLEKAEHERELALRTELIRQEKLEQLARRFDRKAAMRETWLSENQRLVSQDNFGLDLQAVDAATKKHEAIETDIAAYEERVQAVVSVAKELEKENYHDIKRITARKDNVIRLWEYLLELLKDRRHRLELNLGLQRVFQEMLYIMDWMDEMKMLLLSQDYGKHLLGVEDLMQKHALVEADISIQATRVKNVNLNAQKFGSDSEGYNPCDPQIIRDRVAHLEFCYQELSQLAAERRARLEESRRLWKFFWEMAEEEGWIREKEQILSSEDYGKDLTGALRLLSQHKAFEDEMTGRAAHLQQTIKQGDELVANNHFGADKIKERIQDVQEQWAALERLSAVRKARLQEACNQHQFQADADDIDTWMLDVLRIVSSVDVGHDEFSTQALVKKHKDVAEEIGSYRPVIDALHEQSRTLPPEKADSEEVQSRLAGIEERYKEVVELTRLRKQALQDALALYKMKSEASACEVWIDEKEQWLNSMEIPEKLEDLEVVQHRFESLEPEMNSQASRVAVVNQVARQLMHNGHPSEKEIKAQQDKLNTRWSQFRDLVDQKKDSLNSALGVQNYHLECNETKSWIKEKTKVIESTQELGNDLAGVMALQRKLTGMERDLAAIEDKLGDLGKEADRLATEHPEQSDAIKGRLAEIIGVWDEMKDTMKNREESLGEASKLQQFLRELDDFQSWLSRTQTAIASEDMPNTLAEAEKLLTQHEGIKNEIRNYEEDYQKMRDMGEMVTQGQTDAQYMFLRQRLQALDTGWNELHKMWENRQNLLSQSHAYQLFLRDTKQAEAFLNNQEYVLAHTEMPTTLEGAEAAIKKQEDFMTTLDANEEKISGVVDTGRRLVADGNINAERIQEKVDSIDQRHKKNRAAASDLLMRLKDNRDLQKFLQDCQELSLWINEKMLTAQDMSYDEARNLHSKWLKHQAFMAELQSNKEWLDKIQTDGQTLMSEKPETEVIVKEKLASLKTMWDDLESTTQTKAKCLFDANKAELFTQSCADLDKWLGCLDGQLTSDDYGKDLTSVNILLKKQQILESQVDVRQKEVEELQGQSQALSQEGKGSEEVDGQRISVEKKFNCLKAPLQKRRENLMASREIHQFNRDVEDEILWVEERMALATSTDHGNNLQTVQLLIKKNQTLQKEIQGHQPRYDDIFDRSQHILKEDGPSAQPIRQRLAGLQALWEQIRKETEKRHARLSEAHEAQQYYFDAAEAEAWMSEQELYMMSEEKAKDEQSSVAMLKKHQILEQAVEDYADTVHLLSGTSRGLVGAEHPDSERIGMRQSQVDKLYAGLKDLSEERRGKLDERFRLFQLNREVDDLEQWIAEREVVAGSHELGQDYEHVTMLQERFREFARDTGNIGQERVDAVNRLADELINTGHGDAATIAEWKDGLNEAWADLLELIDTRTQILAASFELHKFYNDAKEILNRILDKHKKLPEELGRDQNTVETLQRMHTTFEHDIQALGTQVRQLQEDAVRLQSAYAGDKADDIQKREGEVLEAWKNLLEAAEGRRVKLVETADKFRFVSMVRDLMLWMEDVIRLIEAQEKPRDVSSVELLMNNHQGIKAEIDARNDSFTSCIELGKALLARKHYAAEEIKEKLLQLTDKRKDMIDKWEDRWEWLRLVLEVHQFSRDAGVAEAWLLGQEPYLSGREMGQSVDEVEKLIKRHEAFEKSAATWEERFSALERLTTMELLEVRRSQEEEERRRQPPPTEAQSAEAAAQHREGEQVSQNGLPSDQESPRENVDGCEVVNGVSEPSPAGSPGAARKGKGSQAATLPAKSQQEAPTSQLEGFLHRKHEWEGQNKKASSRSWHNVYCVINQQEMGFYKDQKSASQGIPYHSEIPVSLKDAACEVALDYKKKKHVFKLKITDGNEYLFQAKDDEEMNTWISAISAAVPAEKAEVTPSSHSTPAPAARAQTLPASVASTTAESSPGKREKDKEKRFSLFSKKK; encoded by the exons ATGAGCGTGAGGCGGTGCAGAAGAAGACATTCGTGAAATGGGTGAACTCACACTTGTCCAGAGTCTCCTGTCGCATCACCGACCTTTACATGGACCTGAGGGATGGACGCATGCTCATCAAGCTGCTGGAGGTCCTGTCAGGAGAGAGACTG ccCAAACCCACCAAGGGTCGGATGCGGATCCACTGCCTGGAGAATGTGGACAAGGCTCTGCAGTTCCTGAAGGAGCAGAGGGTCCACCTGGAGAACATGGGCTCCCACGACATCGTAGACGGAAACCACCGCCTGACCCTGGGCCTCATCTGGACCATCATCCTCCGCTTCCAG atCCAGGACATCAGTGTGGAGACGGAGGACAACAAGGAGAAGAAGTCGGCTAAAGATGCTCTGCTGCTCTGGTGTCAGATGAAAACCGCCGG ATATCCAAACGTCAACATCCACAACTTCTCCACCAGCTGGCGAGATGGGATGGCCTTCAACGCTCTCCTCCACAAACACag ACCTGACCTGATCGACTTCGATAAGCTGAAGAAATCAAATGCTCACCACAACCTGCAGAATGCTTTCAACCTGGCCGAGCAACATCTGGGCCTGACCAAGCTGCTGGACGCCGAGg ACATCAGCGTGGACCACCCTGATGAAAAGTCCATCATCACCTACGTGGTGACTTATTACCACTACTTCTCTAAGATGAAGGCGCTGAAGGTCGAGGGGAAGAGAATCGGGAAG GTCCTGGACAACGCCATCGAGACGGAGAAGATGGTGGAGAAGTACGAGTCTCTGGCGTCCGACCTGCTGGAGTGGATCGAACagaccatcatcatcctcaacAACAGGAAGTTCGCCAACTCTCTGGTgggagtccagcagcagctgcaggcctTCAACACGTATCGCACCGTGGAGAAACCGTCAAA gtttacAGAGAAAGGGAACCTGGAGGTTCTGCTGTTCACCATCCAGAGTAAGATGAGAGCCAACAACCAGAAGGTTTACACTCCACGAGAGGGAAAGCTCATCTCTGACATCAACAAG gcGTGGGAGCGTCTGGAGAAAGCGGAACACGAGCGCGAGCTGGCTCTGAGGACGGAGCTGATTCGTCAGGAGAAACTTGAGCAGCTTGCCCGGCGCTTCGACCGCAAGGCCGCCATGAGGGAGACGTGGCTGAGTGAGAACCAGCGGCTCGTCTCTCAG GATAACTTTGGATTAGACCTCCAGGCCGTGGATGCTGCTACTAAGAAACACGAGGCCATAGAAACAGACATTGCAGCGTACGAGGAGCGAGTTCAG GCTGTGGTTTCCGTGGCgaaggagctggagaaagagaATTACCACGACATCAAACGCATCACGGCCAGGAAGGACAACGTGATCCGGCTGTGGGAAtatctgctggagctgctgaaggACCGACGCCACCGACTGGAGCTGAACCTGGGTCTGCAGAGAGTCTTCCAGGAGATGCTCTACATCATGGACTGGATGGACGAGATGAAG atgctgctgctctctcaggATTATGGGAAACATTTGCTGGGTGTCGAGGACCTGATGCAGAAACACGCTCTGGTGGAGGCGGACATCAGCATCCAGGCCACTCGAGTCAAAAACGTGAACCTGAACGCTCAGAAATTCGGCAGCGACTCCGAGG GTTATAACCCGTGTGACCCACAGATCATCAGGGATCGAGTGGCTCACCTGGAGTTCTGCTACCAGGAGCTGAGTCAGCTCGCAGCCGAACGGCGCGCTCGCCTCGAGGAGTCCCGTCGCCTCTGGAAGTTCTTCTGGGAAATGGCTGAAgag GAGGGATGGATCCGGGAGAAGGAGCAGATCTTGTCCTCGGAGGATTATGGGAAGGATCTGACGGGCGCTCTGAGACtgctgagtcagcacaaagCCTTCGAGGATGAGATGACTGGGCGAGCGGCTCATTTACAGCAAACCAtcaaacagggagatgagctgGTGGCCAACAACCACTTTGGAGCCGATAAGATCAAAGAGCGAATCCAGGACGTCCAG gagCAGTGGGCCGCTCTGGAGCGTCTCTCTGCCGTCCGTAAAGCTCGTCTGCAGGAAGCCTGTAACCAGCACCAGTTCCAG gcCGATGCTGACGACATCGACACGTGGATGCTGGACGTGCTGCGGATCGTCTCCAGCGTCGACGTCGGCCACGACGAGTTCTCCACTCAGGCTCTggtaaagaaacacaaagatgttgcagAGGAAATCGGCAGCTACCGGCCCGTCATAGACGCTCTGCACGAACAGTCCCGCACGCTGCCGCCCGAGAAGGCCGActctgaggag GTTCAGAGCCGGCTGGCCGGCATCGAGGAGCGATACAAGGAGGTGGTGGAGCTGACGCGCCTCAGGAAGCAGGCGCTGCAGGACGCTCTGGCACTCTACAAgatgaaaagtgaagccagtgcCTGCGAGGTGTGGATCGATGAGAAGGAGCAGTGGCTCAACAGCATGGAGATCCCCGAGAAACTGGAAGACCTGGAAGTCGTCCAGCACCG GTTCGAGAGTTTGGAGCCAGAGATGAACAGTCAGGCGTCCCGGGTCGCTGTGGTGAACCAGGTTGCCAGGCAACTGAtgcacaacggacatccaagcGAGAAGGAGATCAAAGCCCAGCAGGACAAACTCAACACCAG GTGGAGTCAGTTCAGGGACCTGGTGGACCAGAAGAAGGACAGCCTGAACTCGGCTCTGGGCGTCCAGAACTACCACCTGGAGTGTAATGAGACCAAGTCCTGGATCAAAGAGAAGACCAAG gtcATCGAGTCCACTCAGGAGCTGGGGAACGACCTGGCCGGCGTCATGGCTCTGCAGAGGAAGCTGACGGGAATGGAGCGCGACCTGGCTGCCATCGAAGACAAGCTGGGAGACCTGGGAAAGGAAGCGGACCGGTTGGCCACGGAACACCCGGAGCAGTCAGACGCCATCAAGGGACGTCTGGCTGAAATCATAGGCGTCTGGGACGAGATGAAG GACACCATGAAGAACCGGGAGGAGTCCCTGGGCGAGGCCAGCAAGCTGCAGCAGTTCCTGCGCGAGCTGGACGACTTCCAGTCGTGGCTGTCGCGCACACAGACGGCCATCGCCTCCGAGGACATGCCCAACACACTGGCCGAGGCCGAGAAGCTGCTGACCCAGCATGAGGGCATCAAGAACGAGATCCGCAACTACGAGGAAGACTACCAGAAGATGCGGGACATGGGAGAGATGGTGACACAGGGCCAGACAGACGCACAGTACATGTTCCTGCGGCAGCGGCTGCAGGCGCTCGACACCGGCTGGAACGAGCTGCACAAGATGTGGGAGAACCGACAGAACCTGCTGTCACAGTCTCACGCTTATCAGCTGTTCCTCAGGGACACCAAGCAGGCTGAGGCCTTCCTCAACAACCAG gagtACGTCCTGGCTCACACTGAGATGCCCACCACTCTGGAGGGCGCAGAGGCCGCCATCAAGAAGCAGGAGGACTTCATGACCACCCTGGACGCCAACGAGGAGAAGATCAGCGGTGTGGTCGACACCGGCCGCCGCCTTGTAGCTGACGGCAACATCAACGCCGAGCGCATCCAGGAGAAAGTGGATTCTATCGACCAGAG acacaAGAAGAACCGAGCGGCTGCCAGTGACCTGCTGATGAGGCTGAAGGACAACAGAGACCTGCAGAAGTTCCTGCAGGACTGTCAAGAG CTGTCACTGTGGATCAACGAGAAGATGCTGACTGCCCAGGACATGTCGTACGACGAGGCCAGGAACCTCCACAGCAAGTGGCTGAAACACCAGGCCTTCATGGCCGAGCTGCAGTCCAACAAGGAGTGGCTGGATAAGATCCAGACG GACGGGCAGACGCTGATGTCGGAGAAACCAGAGACGGAAGTGATTGTGAAAGAGAAGCTGGCGTCCCTGAAGACGATGTGGGACGACCTGGAGTCCACCACCCAGACCAAAGCCAAGTGTCTGTTTGATGCCAACAAGGCCGAGCTGTTCACCCAGAGCTGCGCTGACCTGGACAAGTGGTTGGGCTGCCTGGACGGACAGCTGACGTCCGACGACTACGGCAAAGACCTGACGTCCGTCAACATCCTGCTGAAGAAACAGCAG ATCCTGGAGAGCCAGGTTGATGTGCgtcagaaggaggtggaggagctgcagggccAGTCGCAGGCGCTCAGCCAGGAGGGGAAAGGCTCCGAGGAGGTGGACGGACAGAGGATCAGCGTGGAGAAGAAGTTCAACTGCCTTAAGGCACCGCTGCAGAAGAGACGGGAGAACCTGATGGCCTCCAGGGAGATCCACCAGTTCAACAGGGACGTGGAGGATGAGATT CTctgggtggaggagaggatggcTCTGGCCACATCGACCGACCATGGAAACAACCTGCAGACTGTACAGCTGCTGATCAAGAAGaaccag ACGCTGCAGAAGGAGATCCAGGGCCACCAGCCTCGCTACGACGACATCTTCGACCGCAGCCAGCACATCCTGAAGGAGGACGGCCCCAGCGCCCAGCCGATCCGCCAGCGGCTCGCCGGGCTCCAGGCGCTGTGGGAGCAGATCAGGAAGGAGACGGAGAAGCGCCACGCCCGCCTCAGCGAAGCCCACGAGGCCCAGCAGTACTACTTCGATGCAGCCGAGGCTGAGGCCTGGATGAGTGAGCAGGAGCTGTACATGATGTCAGAGGAGAAGGCCAAG GACGAGCAGAGTTCTGTGGCCATGCTGAAGAAGCATCAGATCCTGGAGCAGGCAGTGGAGGACTACGCCGACACCGTCCACCTGCTGTCCGGCACCAGCCGAGGCCTGGTGGGCGCCGAACACCCCGACAG CGAGCGTATCGGGATGCGTCAGTCTCAGGTGGATAAACTCTACGCCGGCCTGAAGGATTTGTCAGAGGAGCGTCGGGGGAAGCTGGACGAGCGGTTCCGTCTCTTCCAGCTCAACAGAGAGGTGGACGACCTGGAGCAGTGGATCGCTGAGCGGGAGGTGGTGGCTGGATCCCACGAGCTGGGACAGGACTACGAGCACGTTACC ATGCTTCAGGAGCGTTTCAGAGAATTTGCCCGTGACACCGGGAACATCGGCCAGGAGCGCGTGGATGCCGTCAACCGTTTGGCGGACGAGCTGATCAACACCGGCCACGGCGACGCCGCCACCATCGCCGAGTGGAAGGACGGCCTGAACGAGGCCTGGGCCGACCTGCTGGAGCTCATCGACACCCGGACGCAGATCCTTGCTGCCTCCTTCGAGCTCCACAAGTTCTACAACGACGCCAAGGAGATCCTCAACCGCATCCTGGACAAACATAAGAAGCTGCCGGAGGAGCTCGGCCGCGACCAGAACACAGTGGAGACGCTGCAGAGGATGCACACCACCTTCGAGCACGATATCCAGGCTCTGGGAACACAG GTgcggcagctgcaggaggacgcCGTCCGTCTGCAGTCGGCGTACGCTGGAGACAAAGCTGACGACATccagaagagagagggggag GTGCTGGAGGCCTGGAAGAACCTGCTGGAGGCGGCGGAGGGCCGGCGGGTGAAGCTGGTGGAGACGGCAGACAAGTTCCGCTTCGTCAGCATGGTGCGGGACCTGATGCTGTGGATGGAGGATGTCATCCGTCTGATCGAGGCCCAGGAGAAACCCAG GGACGTGTCGTCGGTGGAGCTGCTGATGAACAACCACCAGGGCATCAAGGCGGAGATCGACGCCCGTAACGACAGCTTCACGTCCTGCATCGAGCTGGGCAAGGCTCTGCTGGCCAGGAAGCACTACGctgcagaggag ATCAAAGAGAAGCTGTTACAGTTGACTGACAAGAGGAAAGATATGATTGACAAGTGGGAGGATAGATGGGAGTGGCTGAGACTGG tCCTGGAGGTGCACCAGTTCTCCCGGGATGCGGGCGTGGCGGAGGCGTGGCTGCTGGGTCAGGAGCCCTACCTGTCCGGCAGGGAGATGGGCCAGAGCGTGGACGAGGTGGAGAAACTCATCAAACGCCACGAGGCCTTCGAGAAGTCCGCCGCCACCTGGGAGGAACGCTTCTCTGCTCTGGAGAGGCTGACCACG ATGGAATTATTGGAAGTGAGAAGAtcgcaagaggaggaagagaggaggaggcaacCCCCGCCCACTGAGGCTCAGAGCGCCGAGGCTGCTGCACAGCACAG ggagGGTGAGCAGGTGTCTCAGAACGGGCTGCCGTCCGACCAGGAGTCTCCCAGG GAGAACGTTGACGGTTGCGAGGTGGTGAACGGGGTGTCGGAGCCCAGCCCCGCGGGGTCTCCTGGGGCGGCTCGCAAGGGCAAGGGCAGCCAGGCGGCCACGCTGCCGGCCAAGAGCCAGCAGGAGGCGCCCACGTCCCAACTGGAGGGCTTCCTGCACCGCAAACACGAGTGGGAGGGTCAGAACAAGAAGGCTTCAAGCAG GTCGTGGCACAACGTGTACTGTGTGATCAACCAGCAGGAGATGGGTTTCTATAAGGATCAGAAGAGCGCCAGTCAGGGGATCCCCTACCACAGCGAGATCCCCGTCAGCCTGAAGGACGCCGCCTGCGAGGTGGCGCTGGActacaagaagaagaaacacgtCTTCAAGCTCAA aATCACTGACGGGAACGAGTATCTCTTCCAAGCCAAAGACGAC GAGGAGATGAACACGTGGATCTCGGCCATCTCTGCCGCTGTGCCGGCCGAGAAGGCGGAGGTCACGCCCAGCAGCCACAGCACGCCAGCCCCCGCCGCACGCGCTCAGACGCTGCCAGCCTCCGTCGCCTCAACAACGGCCGAGTCCAGCCCGGGCAAACGTGAGAAAGACAAGGAGAAGCGCTTCAGTCTGTTCAGCAAGAAGAAATag